From Xyrauchen texanus isolate HMW12.3.18 chromosome 12, RBS_HiC_50CHRs, whole genome shotgun sequence, one genomic window encodes:
- the LOC127653022 gene encoding protein SCO1 homolog, mitochondrial-like, which yields MMLSVRAITGLTAALSVQDLRCQMFRSVRVSKCYNAQSLACFTSSAHTCAVLSHRGTNTLFRTCRTAPCVSPVNIRTLSTLPPPPSSGRDKSKNKKTGPVTWKSLAITCALGGGVLLGMKYFKREKEEMIERERTKSIGKPALGGPFSLVDHNNKPTKSEDFLGQWVLIYFGFTHCPDICPDELEKMIEVVDEIDRIKTLPNLTPILITIDPDRDTPEAMSAYVKEFSPKLIGFTGTVAQIEQVSRAYRVYYSQGPKDEDNDYIVDHTIIMYLVGPDGQFLEYFGQNKKSSEISASIASHMRMYKHGK from the exons ATGATGTTATCTGTGAGGGCTATAACAGGGTTAACAGCGGCGTTAAGTGTACAGGATTTGAGATGTCAGATGTTTAGATCAGTGCGTGTCAGTAAATGTTATAATGCACAAAGTCTCGCCTGCTTCACAAGTTCAGCGCACACATGTGCAGTGCTGTCACATAGAGGGACCAACACACTG TTTAGGACGTGCAGGACGGCACCATGTGTGTCCCCTGTGAACATACGGACACTGTCCACTCTACCTCCACCACCCTCATCTGGCCGGGACAAATCTAAAAACAAGAAGACTGGT CCAGTTACATGGAAATCCCTTGCCATTACATGTGCGTTGGGAGGAGGTGTTCTTCTCGGCATGAAATACttcaagagagaaaaagaggaaa TGATTGAAAGAGAAAGAACCAAGTCGATAGGAAAACCAGCACTTGGAGGTCCATTCTCACTTGTGGACCACAACAATAAACCCACGAAGAGTGAAGATTTCCTCGGCCAGTGGGTGCTGATCTATTTTGGGTTCACACACTGTCCAGACATATGTCCTGATGAACTGGAGAAAATGATTGAGGTCGTAGATGAGATTG ATAGAATTAAAACACTCCCAAATTTAACACCAATTCTCATCACAATTGATCCTGATAGAGACACACCAGAGGCCATGTCAGCATATGTCAAAG AGTTTTCCCCCAAGCTGATCGGCTTTACAGGAACAGTTGCCCAAATTGAACAAGTGTCCAGAGCTTACAGAGTGTACTACAGCCAGGGCCCAAAGGATGAAGACAACGACTACATA GTTGATCACACCATCATAATGTACCTGGTGGGGCCTGATGGGCAATTTCTGGAGTATTTTGGACAGAATAAGAAATCTTCTGAGATCTCGGCATCTATTGCATCCCACATGAGGATGTACAAACATGGAAAATAA